CGGCAATTCGTAAAGATATGAATCTCGACAAGATTCGTTGGACTTCAGTGCAAAATCTTCAGTCTTGTCCGCAAACTTCTCGCAAACTTGTCCGGCCACGCAAATGAGCAAGTATTATCGTCGCTCTCCAATCATAAAACCCGCAGTAACTGGTTTAATCGTAAAACAAGCAAGCTCGGCGTACAATTCCCGAGAGGGCGAGGGAAATTGTAGGACGAAGAGTGCGTAGAAAAGCTCCGTGATGTCACCTgcttaattaaaaattgttgttcgCACAATGTGCAACCGTTGCAGTGAATAACAACGCTTCTAGTATGTCggcttttaaaaattctgaaaacatCCTCTTCTAAATGATCACCCGAGATCCGAAAGGATTCTGCTCGGATAGATTTATTAATCGTAATCTCGATAAACGAACGTTGATATCGGCAGTATCTGTTGCAACAGGCTTCGTTGTAGTCCCCGAGCTGCTGAGATTATGGTTGCGGCCAGTCAGGCATGAGGATAGTCATACTTTCACTGGAAACTTCGGCACCGAGACTGGGTGAACGGGGCCGGCGCGCGAAATCCATTACCATAAATCGAGCACATTAATTGGTGCATGCCAGCTTTCCCAAGTGCGACTGGTAAAAACATTGTTTATGCGCCTCTTGCCGCACACGGTTTAATTACCCTCGACCACGTGCCAGTTAATCGTTGCATAAAGCTAGAATTCGCGCGATGCGCCGGGATGAGTTAACTCGTGTATCGATTTTTCTTGTTCCGGCCTTTCCAGAATTACGATGTTAATCAGATACTTAATCGATTTTGCACTGTCTCTAATTCACTCGAATGTTGACTCTGAATATCATTATTTGTAACAGTTTTGAAACGATTAAATTCTTCTGCAttctagaaatttaatcgttcaaATGTCGTATGAAAAAACAGGTTCAATCTCACGGGAATAGTGTAAAATAGATTCTGTAGAATAAAACTCTAGGTTTAAAGATGTTTCGATTTCGGacttaaaattgcttcgagtccaaagagCCGATATCGTCATCGTGTAATTAGACGGTTTCCTACGGCAACGTTTTTGCGATGCGAAGCAGAAACGACGACGTAGTAATGGAATAGATAGCGATCACCGCGAAGTGTATTAAAGCGCGATTGACAGTTCGTTAAGATTCATTAGAGCGACGCGTTCCGAGTCTCGGCGATCGGAAAGCAACCCTAACAGACGAACACCGATTATAGAATGCGTTCACGGTCACGAGGAAATGATTACCCACTGCGAAATCACAGCAATCGAGCAGCCGTTACATTACGCTAAGAGCAGTCCAGCTGATCGATATTGCGAGAGAGAGCCTCTGGACGCCTGCGAAGCACACCGGTCGCTCGTTCCATCGCGCTTGCCTTTTCACACCTCCGCTTATGCCACCGCGACAACAATGCCCGCGGTTCATTAACGCGAACTAACGACACCGCGCACTTTCTCCGAGATTGTTCCGTTTCCCATTCTGTGCGCGAAACCGACAGACGAGCCGGTGCGAACGGTCCCGTTGCGTGCGAACGTTGAATAACTAATTGCGCTCGCGCATTCTTTCTGTCCTCTGCGTTCATTCGGTCTTCTGCTGGCCTTGGAAAATCAGTCAACCGTGCTTGCTACTCCGCAGAGTTTGTCTAGGGACTATTATAGTCACATTCGGGGGCCCTGGAGTTACCAAACATGTGTGTGGCCTACCGTTATCATGGCGGAGCACGTGAAAAATGATTGGAGCTTGGTTGGAAAATGATGTCACATTTCCAAGTTAACAAAACTCTTTGAATCACCTGAaaaatcgcacttggatcagtttttgCCAATAAGGACCAGAAgtattatgagtagactgcggattttgtgcatttatgacaaaaatgggcacgtacaatttaaaacagtggaggtattataaagatttaaggccaccagtgcattagtttcaccttaataagataattaaatgaagaattaaatttttttattgttcctgtgtctggcaatcagtgcaaacattttttattttgcataaagatccgcagtctaattatgagcgCGGAGttatgaagctaccagaaagatggcaagaGATCATCAAACAAAATGGAgaatatttaattgaataaagtcTCGAATTAAAGCTTCGGGAGACCAAACGAACGTAACCGCATCTCACAGTCTTGTTGGTAATCGTGCTCGCGGCGAGACGGCAAATTCGTGCGCGACGTATCTCGAGTGACATTGGCGAAAGATGAATTTTCGCGGCAGATGTCCGTTCCGAGCAAGGCGGTGATACGTGGCCGGATTTCATCAGTCGTCAGAGGTAGTAAGCGTGACACCGCCCACGCGGACGTGTCAGGTGCAATGCGGTTTAATAGTTCAAAGGCGGTCGTAAACGCGACGTCGACAAAGCGTCCGGGAGCGGAATTGAACGCGCGAGCGTAACGTAAATCAGCGTCGGAACGTTTACGGCCGGCTAAATTTTCACCGGTGCCATTTCACCGTCGTCGCTCGGCCGTTTGTAATTTCCAAAGGAAGACGACGAACAGAGGAGAGGTCCGTTTCCGGGGGAACGAAGTGGCCGTCGCGTGATCCCCGTGTACAACGCCGCCGCGACCCGCCTCTCGCGATTAAACTTTTATGGGAGCTTTGTTTCGCGGAGCTATGTACCCGGCCCGATCATGTTTGCCCCCGACGCGGACGTAAACCGGCTCGGTGTCTCGTTTCGGAATCGATATGCGAGCACCAGTCGAACCCTAACTTACGCCCGCCGACGAATCGATAGCCGTCTTAAACTTGAACGACGGCTAGGAACGATGCTAGAGCGTTCTCAGACATTTCTTGTCGGTGAaataaccatttttattttaaacacgACTATAATCGCACAAATTTATCCTGAAACTGATTAACCGAGGATCTCTAATTTTGCAACGAAGTATCATTTTTCCTGCTGCACAATTTCCTGTTCCGATTCCTTCGAAGGCATTATACCTTTCCGCGAAACCAGCCTATTCTCCCGGACCAATAAAATTCGTGTTCCACATTTCCTCGAAACGCGCACAGGCATTTCCTAAAGAGAACGTTCAGAAGAGAAAGGATCgcgaaaagcggtcgagtgcgcGGCGGGCGTTTTACTTCGAGCCGTTTCTCGTCGGATCAGGAAAAATGCATAGCTAGATGGGAACGATGCGTATCTGGCAGTGAACGTCGATCGGCAACGCACGCGATATCACGTGTCCTCAGGTGTTCTCAGGTTCAATGACGACGACCGAGACACGATTGGTCGAGGCCGAGTCGTGCGCCAGCAAATCGAGAGACGCGCGAGACTGTTGTTAACCGTGTGTTTCCTTTTCCCCAGGTGTGAACCCGCTGCACGTTACGCCGCTGCCGGCAGGTACCTGCGTCTATTGCTGTCCTATCAACGTTGACAGTGACATCGAGTATCAACTCTACACCAGGTACGTTTGCCTATCGATCGGTACGGCTctgtcagcaagaaagaaatttgcTGAACGCGCGACTCGGCGAAATGTGACTGAAACCGGCCGTGCTAAAATTATTTCGAACAATTTTCCCATCGCTTTCGTATGGAATTAAAGGCGGGATCTCCTTTGCGCGTCTGGACGCGGCGTTTTGTTATCCATACTCCGTTCGTCGTAGCTCTCTGTTCACAGCAGaacaatgtttaattttattttaagacaaCAGAATTTTCAGGATTAATTAAGAAATGACTacaacaaatatatttattgcgattttttaatgaattttagtggaaaTTTCATCCGTTGTAGTAAAGTGAGTAAATAGTAAATTGGATTTTGTGCTTTTCCGAAAATGTGACATGTTTTGGATCCCAAGGCGCACTTTGgagaattttttccgattttaGTGTTGCAAACTGTGtccgtaaaaaattaaaaagtacgaAGCTCTGCAGTTTCATTGGATCTTCTTAAAAGTAGCGATTTCGTAGAAATATTACTGTCATTATCGGATAAATGGAGTTTGAAACAGCCTTTTTCTTTGCGGTTTCATGGCAGACGGAACCCAACCTGCGGAACAAAGTTGGACCCAGCGGACCCATCATCGTTACGGACCAGCAATTTCGATGATCGTCACCCGACAGTCATCTACATCCACGGCTACAGCGAGAGCTCGTCATCTGGAAGTGCCATCGCGATGAGAGACGGTACTTTCACTATCGCTATTATCTTTCTACTCGAACACCGTTTTCCGAACCCACTGTTAATATCAAAAGAATTTGTCATGAGAAAATTTGTGAAGAgaaatttcgaaagtttcacCGACAAGAATCAGAATCCCACGTTGCAATTTGTAAGAGGTCCTCGGATAGAAATTGATGGAACTGGGGACATTAGTGGCAACAGGAATCACCAAGCCAGGCTAAAACATTCTGACAGTATGACGAATCGTATGCCTGTATGAATTTCTCTTCTGCATGGAAACTTCAGCATTCATGTGGTATCCATATTCGAATCCGACATGCATTTCAGGCTCTTTCAATTCTGAATGTTCACGTGTGGAGGGTTTCCGGGTCGTGATTGGCTTCGATCAATTTACCGTAACTCAGCATCCTTCTCGTATTTTCAGTGTTCATATCGAGACAATGCCATTACTTCAAATATTTATCAGcctaaatatgtttcttctatcgatcgtatttgttgataaataaatgttaaatgctttcggcgcaacggttcgatcgtttattactaattatgaagcaattttgctaattatcaaacaaaatcaacgtttcgatcgtgGATCGAGTGCCTCTCCGTGTATACCATTTCACTCTATAATTTTGGAACGCCCTGTACCGCAAACAGCAAATTTCCAAATTCTATCGAACGAGAACGAAAAGACAAATCGATGGCGACAGCAAACGAGAATAAACAAGTCTCCGAATTATTTAGCTAAACGGCTGGCAGTGTCTACAAACCGAAAGCTTATTGCGAGTCGAAATCATGGAACCTCAGGACTCTTAGCAAACACTCCTGGCTGGAGTCGATGCAGAAAGGGTCTGCGTCGGCGAGAAACTTTTCAGCTGAACGAAAACAGAAGAAAACTTAGTCCAATCAATCCTCCGACCCCACTCACAGAATAGCCCGGTTTCTTTTCCAGTTTATCTGAAACGTGGCGAGTATAACGTGATCCTCGTGGACTGGGCGAAATTGGCAGGCCTACCATGGTACGTGACAGCGGTCCGAAACACTAGGATCGTCGGGCCCCAAGTTGCCAAACTTGTCAGCTGGCTGGACATCATGGGGGCGGTGCCTATGGCGAGCGTACACGTGATCGGCTTCAGCTTGGGCGCTGAGATCGCTGGGTTCATGGGGAAAGCACTGTCGCCGCAGAAAGTGAATTTTCGAGCGTGTTCAAGTATCCGTTTTACCTATCAGTGGCTGGTGCATTCGttagaaaattaaatgaaattttctattttatatttatttaatcgcaTGAAATTCTCTCTGGAACATTTTTTATAACACTAAAGGGGATTACATATGTTTCAGCTTGGAGACTGcgggtgtttatgcaattttcaattcttgtagacaaatttgaagatagtggtaccaaataaaTTTGCAGATCCGAAAtacataaaaatcgtactaaactccGTTACATttcatactccagcattttagaaaatttgtataagccataagtgcataaagatccgtagtcgacttataaaaatgacaaggctctacttatttagattccatgccatttttatttcaatatgtgCGTGGATAGAAAATGTGTCATATCAAGTTCCATGTTTGTAACTGCACAATTTCGATaactgtaaaatgaaaaatacaaaaccGGTCACTTGATCGAcagtgataaatagactgcggatctttatgcaaaataaaaaatatttgcattgattgcaagacacaggagtgaaataaacatttctttcttcttttgattatctgattaagctgaaaccaataggTTGAtgcctttaaatatttttaatatgttcactgcttttttgcataaaatccgcagtctagtgataaagtATGGCAGTTAGTAAGAGATTTTGGCCAACTTCTGGTGGGTAAAGTTCTCAGAATAAAGAAGCACAGTTTTCAGTAGAATTTCGGTCTGTCCAGGTGGGACGAATCACGGGTCTAGACGCTGCCTATCCTCTATACATGAACGCTGGCCGAGATGGGCACCTGACAGCAGCTGACGCCATGTTCGTAGACGTGATTCACACGGATGGTGGAAATTTCGGGTTTCCTAACCCGTTGGGTCACGTAGATTTCTATCCAAACGGCGGTAGACCGATCCAACCTGGTTGCAACCTTCGCAGCGTGATTCGGCGGACAATAGCACGATTGATCAATGAGTACAGTATGGTCTTCAACCTTTAGCCTTGGCATTCCTGAAGTTCACGCTTCAGGATATCCAGGGTTAGTATCGCAACTCGGTCGTTTCGAAAATTCCAAATAACTATTCTGTTCCAGTTGTCTGCGGTCACAATCGATCCTGGATGCTCTACGTGGAGTCCGTGATGAACCCTTTCGGTTTCCCAGCCAGCAGCTGTCCAAAATGGCACCCTAACGTCCGAGTAAGCTGTATGTGGACTCCGGACGTTCTCATGGGATTCGCAGTGAACTCGAGAGTTAGGGGAAAGTTCTACTTGAGGACGAACGCGGAAACGCCGTTCGCTAGGAACACAACTGGCTATAGATTCAAGTGACCATTAGGGGATTGAGTTTGGATGAACCAGACCAGCAGCGTCGATCTCACACCGCAAACCGCCATAGAATCCTCCGGGCTTCAAGGAACTCTGCTTCGTGGAAGGAAGATGAGTTCGGGTCCGTTCTCAAATGGTAACACTAAGGACAGAACCTGCATACGAAGGCCATCGATGTTTTCTTTTTAAGAAACTACATAGATTTTCTTGTTGCGTCGCGTAGCTCATTAAACGAATACAATTCAGATATCTGCTTGACATAACCCTGAACTAGTTCATAGCACAGGAGCAGGAGGATCGTCGTTAACAGGTACATTTGCCAATCGCAATTTCCGAGGATCGGAACGATTCGTCGCGGATTTGTTGATCGCGAATCGTAGTCTCGCATCGCGTCGTTCCGCAGCGAAGCTCCGTGGCGTTTCCAATCCGTCATGGCAACAAAGACGCCTCTATGAAGCCTCGGCTACCATTTTCCCCGTTCCCTTTGTCTCCCTTTTGCCGCGGATACTTTCCAATCCATAACGGTCGCATGGGCATCCGCGTCGAGACAATACCGCCACTCTCATCCTCCTCCCCTGCATCTTCACTGGCTCCTTCGCTGGCTTTTTCCATATCCGACATTTCCGCAGACACACCGTGTATACCATTTCATCCGAAAAACCTCGACAATCGTTCCCCCCTGGACCCAGACTATCTCTCTTTTCCCTCGGTTTCGGTATCGGCTTCGAAAAACAACTGTTCCGAGGCTGCGAGACTCGCGTTATGAGTGTTTGCCTCCAATATTTGCACGCGAATGCATGGAATCGATAGATGTCTGATAGATCTTGGAAAGAATCCGAGGCTGGCTCGAGTGGCTGCTAGAGCACCCTCGAGAAGTCGATAGCAATAGATGGCCTGGCAAGTATGATGCAACCAGGATGAATAATTCGTTCACGGCTCCGCGGAACTTGTCTCGTCGAAGTTCGCCTGATCGAGCTAGTAGGGCCTTCTGGGACGGCAGACGCTTTTTTGGGGACCTCattggatttgatgcatttataacaaaaatgagtaggtgtaatttaaaacagaggaaacattagaagaatttcaaaataccgGCAtatttattttcgacctattaagaaagaaaagaaatgtctgcttcactccagtttgttgcaattcaggtagaaaatgtttattttgcttaaGGATTCGCTGTCTATCAATTATCAACTGCCTAGGCAACGAGACTAATATAcaacccccgtacagtcctgactcGTCTCGCGCCGGCTTCatcttgtttccaaaaattaaaactgtgctaaaaggatgccattttgaaagcgtggaacgcgtcaaagaggctgtgacgagggtactacgagaagatccaaaaaacgccttctagggagcatacgaagcatggaaatcgcgctggaaaaaatgtgtcgacgcccaaggatcctagtttgaagaaatttaaaggtttgtacctatatgtttaatagattaaaaaaaaacccTGTACAGTGTGCAAAATAACATTGTTAAAATTGGACTAAACGGCTTCAGTTTTTCCGAGTGATGTCAAAAAGTATTTTCTTCAGTTACTATTAGTAACTTCTTATCCTTGAGTCTGGTTAACCCAATAGCTTTGATAGAAATTATTTCCTATCAGAGAAATATCCGCTGGGCACAGCATAGCAGTAGCACAATGAAACAGAACTCTATCTATCGCTAAAGCAAACTGGTTTCCAAGCAATCAGCCTAGATTGAGGCTCCACAGTTTGCCATCGGAACGGACGATTGCTCGCGAGAGGGAACGCAGATTCCTTGAGAAAACACAGCGCGCCGGGAATAATTGCCAGCACCGTTCCGAATTTATTGTTCCGAGAACGTTCGCACGGTCCATAAACGAGATAACACACGGACCGTTTCCGCTGTAATGCGATGATAAATCCCTGGTAAACAGAGCATGCTTAAAAACTCGGTATTTATCAGAACCGGGGAGAGATTCACGGTTCCGCGGGATCGCAGATAGCCAAACGAACCGGAACACTGTGCGCACTTTTCGTACATTTTTCTCATTCAAATCTCGAGGACAATATTCCTCTGGTTTTATATAAAAGCGTGATCTACAGGAATTTTTTTCTGGAAAAATTTATCGACAATTGTTCAGGCAATTTGTGGTTTGCTCGTATTCTCTGGCGAAATCGCACATTCGAGGGTGGCGCGGTAAAAGTTCAACTCGACCGAATAAAAATGgtcctcgaaataaaattcacGGTTCCATCGACCAGCCGAAAAATGCTCTATTAATTCCGCAAAACCCATGCATTTAAGGGTAACAAAAGACCACAAAAACCGCGTCGAGTAAAAATGGTTTTTCTCATGGAATTTCAAGTGTCCCGGAACCTCGATTCCCGCCGTGCAAACATGGCCGAGGAATTGCTGAATTCACTTCGAGCCGCCGTAAAATAAGAGCATCGGGACCTATTGGAGATCGGCCAGCCTCCGCGGCTCTGTAATTTTTCCCTTTTTCcccgaaaaaattttattcgcgCCCAGCGCCACTCCCCCAATTTGTGAAATCTTTCGGTCGTGCCCGAATTTCTCCTGATATTCAAGAACCGTTTCACTTCGGTGAGCCTGTTCAAACAATCTGTTCTAGCGGAAGATGAACAACTCTGAAGAATTTTCGAAGAACAGATGTTTGTTTTTCGTTGCGGCAGGTTTAATCCCGTGGAACGAAGGGGATGATCGATGCCACGAAGAAGAAAAGCTTTCTCCGGGGGTTGTCGCAATCTCGACGATAgggagaacgagagaaagagagcatcGGGCCTCCCGGTCAGTCAACTCGGCACTTTCGCTAAAAAATTCAACAGCGACAGGTCGATAACGATCGACGACCTATGGCCAGGGTTATAGATGACCCTAGTCTTGAAAGACCACAGGATTCTAGAGGCCTAAGCGTGTAGTACGCGCCTCGCCACGTTCGACCACATTTTTCTTGCCCCCGAGAACATCCCCTGAGCGTCGTGACCACCTCGAGGGGGAAAAAGAGCAGCAAGAAAACAATTCCGTTTACCCTTTCCGCGCAGGCTTAATTAAACCGATCGTTACGCTTCTTCTGGAATTTTGTTGAACTTTAGAAACGCTCGCTGATCCTATCATCTGCGATTTCGTGGGCAAAAGTTCATTTGAAATGACtgaaatttttaatcattttaaaaacCTCGTGGGACAGATTTGAAAACGCAACACTAAAGTCCTGAAGCACTAATGATCTCTAAGGACCCCTAAGTTCCCCAAAAAGATTCGCCAAACATAGAATTTCCAGAGAAGCAGCAAACCATACATTTTGCAACAGTTTTATTTCACTTTGAGGCGAAACGTGGAAGTCCGACGTCCGCGAGAAGTTTACGTGATTATTCTCTTTATGTGCCTTTTAATAATTCTTTCTGGAGCACCAGCGAACCAGAGAGAGATCTTTTAACGTTACTTCTCGAGAACTCGATTGAAATTCCAGCAACGTTTGGAAAGGAGAATTCGAAGAAAAGAGGGAACTCTAAATGGCACAGGAGTCTGTTTTCTGCTTTGAGAAGGAACACGAAGCACCGCTGATGATATTTATAGGTAGGTTTGACGGGTTAAACGTCGCTGGAATCAGAGCAAGGATCCTCTGGTGGGTTCCGTGCTCTCGGCTCGCGCTTCATCACGATATGATACACTTCGTTTTCTCTTGGACGAAGTATTCCCTCGACAGGCAACCCGATGCACCCATTTCATTCACGTTTAATCTCGCTGGCAATTTAATTTCCACCGTTTCCACGCCTCGCCTTTCGTCCTTTAGCACTCTCCGCGCTATCCTGGGTCTGCTCCGACTCCGAAACAAAAACTCAAAGAATGTTTTTATTCATCCAGAAAGTGTAGAATCACGTTGCTTTATtattcagcatttttcgaaagaTTTTTCCTGCAGATCTCTTGGCTCCGTCGCGATTTTGTATGTGCAGTTCAGATCCTGGCGAATCCGTGAGTGGTCTTTTTGTAGTCCAGGCTCTTTTGTTTTCTCGTGGAAGAAGAATGTGTTATTCTAAGAGAATCGGACGGGGTTGGAGCTGCTCGAGCCACTCGAGCGAGTTGTAGACGTTCCGACGCCGGGCTAGCCAAAATGGCGGAAAACCCGGGTTCGCGAGAACATAGTAGCCGTCTCGAGTCTGTGAACACCTGATCGATCGGAGGAGAATGTAAATTTTCGGAGAGGAAGGGGGACGGCAGGACAAATAACGTCTTCGAGCTGAAAGTGCTTCCAACATTCAATTTGACTTTCTGAAACCTCTATCAAACATTGTGCATTCGCACAGAAGCCCTACTTGTCGTACTGTGAAAAAACATCCACCGAGCCATCCGGAACGATGAACTTGATGaactttgaataaaaatatggaagaagCGACAAGAGTGAAAATCGTGAAAGAGAAGAGACTCGAACAAACATCCACCGAGCCATCCGAAACGATGAACTTGATGaactttgaataaaaatatggaagaagCGACAAGAGTGAAAATCGTGAAAGAGAAGAGACTCGAACAAACATCCACCGAgtcatctgaaacgatgaactTGATGaactttgaataaaaatgtgGAAGAAGCGACGAGAGTGAAAATCGTAAAAGTAAAGAGGCTCGAATGATATCAGCAGTATCATCGTAGTCCTCGATGATAAAATCGATGGGGCCGTGCATCGTCTGGTCCGGGGTGGGCCGATTGCATTGAAATGCAGCCGCGTACCGAGAATTTCGATCCCGTGTCGGTGCCGGTGCATTGTCCCCGCCGGAAATAGGAAACGAAACACGAAATGTCCGACACTCCCCAGCCTTCTGCTTGACTCCGCTTATCGATTCCCCTTTGTTCCAGCCGGCTCCGATTATTATGGTCACGTCAGACCACGGCTCCGTGTCCTAAACGTCCCCTTCAAACCACCAGTCTACGGTCTGCATGAGGGTTAGGTCAACTGTATATCGTTTATGCCGAAATTTCCTGCTTACAACCCCAAGCATTACCCAACCAAATAACTCCCTTAAAAACAATCGGACAACGAAAGCTGTAATTCTCTTTGCTTTGCTAATGTTTCTGCTGGCTGTTCTTACTTTAATTTTTAGGAGCATGAAATATTCTTGGTCTTAATCTTTACGAGGATGAATAATAGCGATAGCActgatttgaaaaattgttggtCGTTGGCAATTCCCTGGAAACGTTGGCCACGCGTAGCAACGAATTTAGAAAAGGTATTTCAGCAGAGCGAGCAGCGGTATGACGATGAAATGCAAGTATGCGTTCCAATAATAAAGTTTGGAACAATACAGACTGGCAGAGCTGACAGAGTACAAACACCGGGAGAGTTTCGAGAAACTATGCACGATATTTTGTGCGTGTGCAGGGTCGTTCGTGGAAAAGGTCGAGACGAAGGGGTTGTTCTCCCCTATTCCACCCCGATTCGCAACGGTTTCCTGGCGTGCTGCACGCCATTGGGGGTGGAACGGACACTCGAACCGTCGGGGCAGTTCAAGAGACAAAGAACTGGGGAGAGGGTTGAAGAACGTGGTCCAccattttaaataatctatgcaCTTCAACGCTAAAAGAGTCTTCCTGGTtccttattaatagactgcggatgttaatgcaatttccaatttttgcagACAAAattgaagaaagtggaatgaaacagAATCTT
This genomic stretch from Lasioglossum baleicum chromosome 13, iyLasBale1, whole genome shotgun sequence harbors:
- the LOC143215433 gene encoding hepatic triacylglycerol lipase-like isoform X2, producing the protein MVVPQFLVSVLCRIVVVRRGVNPLHVTPLPAGTCVYCCPINVDSDIEYQLYTRRNPTCGTKLDPADPSSLRTSNFDDRHPTVIYIHGYSESSSSGSAIAMRDVYLKRGEYNVILVDWAKLAGLPWYVTAVRNTRIVGPQVAKLVSWLDIMGAVPMASVHVIGFSLGAEIAGFMGKALSPQKVGRITGLDAAYPLYMNAGRDGHLTAADAMFVDVIHTDGGNFGFPNPLGHVDFYPNGGRPIQPGCNLRSVIRRTIARLINDCLRSQSILDALRGVRDEPFRFPSQQLSKMAP
- the LOC143215433 gene encoding hepatic triacylglycerol lipase-like isoform X1, whose translation is MVVPQFLVSVLCRIVVVRRGVNPLHVTPLPAGTCVYCCPINVDSDIEYQLYTRRNPTCGTKLDPADPSSLRTSNFDDRHPTVIYIHGYSESSSSGSAIAMRDVYLKRGEYNVILVDWAKLAGLPWYVTAVRNTRIVGPQVAKLVSWLDIMGAVPMASVHVIGFSLGAEIAGFMGKALSPQKVGRITGLDAAYPLYMNAGRDGHLTAADAMFVDVIHTDGGNFGFPNPLGHVDFYPNGGRPIQPGCNLRSVIRRTIARLINEYIVCGHNRSWMLYVESVMNPFGFPASSCPKWHPNVRVSCMWTPDVLMGFAVNSRVRGKFYLRTNAETPFARNTTGYRFK